From a region of the Pieris brassicae chromosome 13, ilPieBrab1.1, whole genome shotgun sequence genome:
- the LOC123717835 gene encoding dynein regulatory complex protein 9-like: protein MKSRQESEAKLRHCELNIALLKDIIKDTVMNTTMRLNYVDKWLLARAESVDLEHREKIHLPPSTDCEKRIHQQVIKIYELQIKERQESLENWKCRYMKDIVDINERLKIKSKNLKEAVDRRTELQELYDLHAGEMRAWLSFKQDRSARLAREERSRLAATRIQAWWRGVMVRRCIGVFKQLKNAKKPQTKVKKK, encoded by the exons atgaaGTCGCGCCAGGAGTCTGAAGCTAAACTACGCCACTGTGAGCTCAATATTGCTCTGCTTAAGGATATCATAAag gaCACTGTGATGAATACGACTATGCGATTAAATTATGTTGACAAATGGCTGTTAGCCCGTGCGGAGTCTGTGGATTTAGAGCACAGAGAAAAAATACACCTTCCGCCTTCAACAGATTGTGAAAAAAGGATCCATCAGCAAGtgataaaaatttatgaacTACAGATAAAG GAGCGCCAGGAGTCGTTAGAGAATTGGAAATGTCGTTATATGAAGGATATTGTTGACATAAATGAGAGACTGAAAATTAAATCCAAGAATTTAAAAGAAGCTGTTGATCGACGTACCGAATTGCAGGAGCTG TACGACTTGCACGCAGGGGAAATGCGCGCTTGGCTGAGCTTCAAACAGGATCGGTCGGCGAGGCTCGCTCGTGAGGAACGCTCCCGTCTGGCGGCCACTCGCATTCAAGCGTGGTGGCGCGGTGTAATGGTTCGACGGTGTATCGGAGTCTTCAAACAGTTGAAGAACGCTAAAAAACCACAGACTAAAGTgaagaaaaaataa